One stretch of Brevibacillus laterosporus DNA includes these proteins:
- a CDS encoding MgtC/SapB family protein, translating into MEIIILAKLMLSAFLGIVIGIERELKQKPLGLKTSVIISVSSCLLTIVSIESAQFYAETSINNRTDPMRLAAQIVSGIGFLGAGVILRRNNDVISGLTTAAIIWSSAGIGIAVGSGFYYEAALGAAMILFSVQLLPYLVNMIGFRKLQGKELKIRLFLDEHSHMTAIIQKFKEEDMKIKNVWLKDVDKHRVQMDLRLVVYDHIYITDIYEMVHNLNGVARVEIDG; encoded by the coding sequence ATGGAAATAATTATTTTAGCAAAATTGATGCTTTCTGCTTTCCTTGGAATTGTAATTGGAATTGAGCGCGAATTAAAACAAAAACCGCTTGGGTTAAAAACCAGCGTGATCATATCGGTTAGCAGTTGCTTACTGACAATTGTTTCGATTGAGTCCGCCCAATTTTATGCTGAAACATCTATTAACAATCGAACAGACCCTATGCGTTTGGCCGCGCAGATTGTTAGTGGAATTGGTTTTCTGGGTGCAGGCGTCATTTTGCGCCGAAATAATGATGTTATTTCTGGCTTAACCACAGCTGCAATTATTTGGTCGAGTGCGGGTATCGGAATTGCAGTTGGATCGGGCTTTTATTATGAAGCAGCGTTAGGTGCTGCCATGATTTTATTCTCTGTGCAGTTGCTCCCTTACTTAGTAAATATGATTGGGTTTCGAAAATTGCAAGGAAAAGAGTTAAAAATCCGCTTGTTTTTAGATGAACACTCACATATGACTGCCATAATTCAGAAATTTAAAGAAGAGGATATGAAAATTAAAAATGTCTGGTTAAAGGATGTTGATAAGCATCGCGTACAGATGGATTTACGCCTTGTCGTTTATGATCACATATATATAACAGACATTTATGAGATGGTTCATAATTTAAATGGAGTGGCACGTGTAGAGATTGACGGCTAG
- a CDS encoding YolD-like family protein, with product MEKRTKLNDLFGSMRLVLPEHREWYLKHRRELSLLPKPDLDHDEIMAINYKLTDSKRYSFELTVTYWRRVSENGGEFQTVKGVAKAFDTVMKQVRIEEENGEWTWLDFGNIASVTD from the coding sequence ATGGAAAAACGAACAAAGCTTAACGACCTATTCGGCTCCATGCGTCTGGTACTGCCGGAGCATCGCGAATGGTACCTTAAACACCGAAGGGAATTATCGTTGTTGCCGAAGCCAGACCTCGATCACGACGAGATCATGGCGATCAATTATAAATTGACGGATAGTAAACGTTATTCATTCGAGTTAACCGTTACATACTGGCGTAGAGTGTCCGAAAATGGGGGCGAGTTTCAAACGGTGAAGGGCGTTGCTAAGGCGTTCGATACCGTTATGAAACAGGTTAGAATCGAGGAGGAAAACGGTGAATGGACGTGGTTGGATTTCGGGAATATTGCGTCCGTTACCGATTAG
- a CDS encoding mannosyl-glycoendo-beta-N-acetylglucosaminidase, translating into MTKQERLISLISPHVVGRYPCASGVIAQLILEVGWDLRTPRDLVTGRESYNLGNIKGTGPAGSVTILTTEYYSATDVAKARASGDLVKVLDASGAKTKVQVKARFRAYNNYGEAIDDHFALLKNPRYVNAGVWKAKTPREFAEAVKGAGYATDPNYVSLIMSIVNGNQLTRFDKPVAPAVPVKKIEEAVELALKEWQLQLADKSIDSLAAKSMLSDAAEWKERLRKEPQKVIEDMPWLVFVLADRVSGKEGA; encoded by the coding sequence GAAGCAGGAACGGTTAATCTCGTTGATTTCACCGCATGTAGTCGGGCGCTATCCGTGCGCGTCCGGCGTCATTGCGCAACTCATTCTCGAAGTCGGATGGGACCTACGTACGCCCCGCGATTTGGTAACGGGACGCGAATCGTATAATCTCGGCAATATCAAAGGAACGGGACCAGCCGGTAGCGTTACGATCTTGACCACGGAGTATTATTCGGCCACCGACGTAGCAAAGGCGAGGGCCAGCGGTGATCTGGTAAAGGTACTCGACGCGTCCGGCGCCAAGACGAAGGTGCAAGTAAAGGCGCGGTTCCGTGCGTACAACAATTACGGCGAGGCCATCGACGACCATTTCGCATTATTAAAGAATCCGCGCTACGTCAATGCGGGCGTATGGAAAGCGAAGACGCCGCGGGAGTTTGCAGAAGCGGTTAAGGGCGCGGGTTACGCAACCGATCCGAATTACGTTTCGTTGATTATGTCGATTGTAAACGGGAATCAGTTAACGCGGTTTGATAAGCCGGTCGCTCCGGCTGTACCCGTAAAGAAAATAGAGGAGGCGGTAGAATTGGCGTTGAAAGAATGGCAATTACAACTAGCGGATAAGTCGATCGATAGTCTCGCGGCAAAGTCGATGTTATCGGATGCGGCCGAGTGGAAGGAACGTTTACGGAAAGAACCGCAGAAAGTAATCGAGGATATGCCGTGGCTCGTCTTCGTACTGGCGGATCGAGTATCGGGTAAGGAGGGGGCGTAA
- a CDS encoding amino acid adenylation domain-containing protein has translation MQNTTRFEPIAFPLDNNRSSQRTSTVTTRSSYELTPFMTKLWEKGQGLHLLALYMMWLHRVSGTEQITVGTLVQEKWVPIAVTVQKEMSFVHLLDLVEQAWTTISELVDESYESYFLEQFPSTFSVQQSVFAIPSQPAAPLHVEIMVNETETRWHMCYDSNSFNGQTIDRFMEQIEHLAEQAVLQPNSPFSAYPMLSRMEEQLYQSINQTYLPFPANKTIVDIFQEIVEEFGERVALQTDVASYTYNELEAASNQVAVMLLQYGVEPGQYVSLFMERSIEATIALLGIIKAGAAYVPLDPHHPRERNAHIIKETNSHVVLSSSAYRELVLQAIPNAQVLWMEDIEQYPQNAVKPAITPFHPAYVIFTSGSTGTPKGVILHHQGVVNYRLAMRKMMNVTEQDVFTQFITFSFDASIHEVFGGLLNGVTLHFLTGEERMDTIAFAKAVKRVGITCIPGIPAAFFNQLVKTLPSMETACFAKVKSIGVGGELLTGEVARSFQAKFSTDTILYNLYGPTECTVTATFHAVTEPVKNDTISVPIGKPLANYELYLVNEANQLCPIGVPGEILISTVGISQGYLHMPEKTKEAFIPDPFTKGSGKTFYKTGDMARMLEDGSVEYLERKDFQVKIRGHRIEIGEIEERLSTYPDIQNVTVIVKKDRDNQNRLVAFYTTGTNQEIDPSLLQDFSSQKLPPYMIPAQFGYITTMPITPTGKIDRKFLANIELIPMTKNRIYIAPKTEIEQEIARVWQTGLGVDQVSLSDNFFEIGGHSLKILELLVELKPKHPMLKINDFFTYPTVQSLAQRIEELQLDQHKKEQASTASSAMNRRMEEVLTEYPERLRTTKQVVRRPQQTFLLTGATGYLGSHLLHELLQTTSGTIYCLVRGADIQGSHERLQQNYSFYFGDQHKQQLRSRIKVVLGDLQQVGLGLSKEDWSELAQHVDAIMHSGADVAHFGEAQHFYQVNVRSTETLLALAREKQGTHLHFVSTIGIPEELSNAGKWQELRNAEQMDYSIVLENHYINSKWESEKLVMKAYEQEGIPVTIYRPGNLSSHSQTGKFQRNMGTNAMYRMCRAMFLLKVAPHADWLVDFTPVDFAGKAIATLALQEEAVGGIFHIVNPEQITYAELLKHFQSFGYELSLVSQQEYEQWLFDTTAKNREGMELAITQLEGDGAHDSHVRFACPQTTTLLQKVHIACPKPTKDYFEAMVKYAIVNEYFPLPTLVETIC, from the coding sequence ATGCAGAATACAACAAGATTTGAACCAATAGCGTTCCCACTAGACAATAATCGCTCCAGTCAACGTACAAGTACTGTGACAACCAGGAGCTCGTATGAATTGACGCCTTTTATGACAAAGTTATGGGAAAAGGGACAAGGGCTTCATTTATTGGCTCTGTACATGATGTGGTTGCATCGAGTCAGCGGAACAGAACAAATCACAGTGGGTACCCTCGTGCAAGAAAAATGGGTGCCTATAGCCGTAACAGTGCAAAAAGAAATGAGCTTTGTTCACTTACTAGACCTAGTTGAACAAGCGTGGACAACCATAAGCGAACTAGTTGACGAATCGTACGAATCGTACTTCTTAGAACAATTCCCAAGCACTTTTAGTGTACAGCAATCGGTCTTTGCTATCCCGTCACAACCAGCCGCTCCCTTGCATGTTGAAATAATGGTGAACGAAACAGAAACCAGGTGGCACATGTGTTATGATTCCAACAGCTTTAATGGGCAGACCATTGATCGATTTATGGAACAAATAGAACATTTAGCCGAACAAGCTGTGTTGCAACCGAATTCTCCATTTTCTGCTTATCCGATGCTGTCCCGCATGGAAGAGCAACTTTATCAGTCCATTAATCAGACATACCTACCATTCCCAGCGAACAAAACCATCGTGGATATCTTTCAAGAGATAGTAGAAGAGTTTGGAGAGCGAGTTGCATTACAAACAGATGTAGCTTCTTATACGTATAACGAACTAGAAGCGGCATCTAATCAGGTTGCTGTGATGTTATTACAATATGGGGTTGAACCAGGGCAGTATGTGTCGTTATTTATGGAGCGCAGTATCGAAGCTACCATAGCTTTACTCGGGATAATCAAAGCTGGAGCTGCGTATGTTCCATTAGACCCACATCATCCACGAGAGCGAAATGCCCATATCATCAAAGAGACGAATTCTCATGTTGTTCTTTCCAGTTCTGCCTATCGGGAATTAGTGTTACAAGCTATTCCCAATGCTCAGGTACTATGGATGGAAGACATTGAACAATATCCCCAAAATGCTGTAAAACCAGCTATCACCCCGTTTCACCCAGCCTATGTCATTTTCACTTCGGGTTCTACAGGAACACCTAAGGGAGTTATCTTGCACCACCAAGGCGTAGTTAACTATAGGCTGGCTATGAGAAAAATGATGAATGTGACAGAGCAGGATGTCTTTACCCAATTCATCACATTTAGTTTTGATGCGTCTATTCACGAGGTGTTTGGTGGTTTGCTAAATGGGGTTACGCTACACTTTCTAACTGGGGAAGAGAGAATGGATACGATTGCTTTTGCGAAAGCGGTCAAACGAGTAGGTATCACATGCATTCCAGGCATTCCCGCTGCTTTCTTTAATCAATTGGTCAAAACGTTGCCGAGTATGGAAACAGCTTGCTTTGCTAAAGTAAAAAGTATTGGAGTTGGCGGAGAACTATTAACTGGTGAGGTGGCACGTTCATTCCAAGCGAAATTTTCGACGGATACCATCCTTTATAATTTGTATGGACCTACTGAGTGCACGGTAACAGCTACATTTCACGCTGTGACAGAACCAGTTAAGAATGATACGATCAGCGTTCCAATTGGTAAACCACTAGCTAATTATGAGCTTTATCTAGTTAATGAAGCCAATCAGCTATGCCCCATCGGTGTGCCCGGTGAAATTTTAATCAGCACCGTAGGAATCTCGCAAGGCTATCTGCATATGCCTGAAAAAACGAAAGAAGCTTTTATTCCGGACCCGTTTACAAAAGGATCAGGAAAAACCTTTTACAAAACAGGTGACATGGCCCGCATGTTAGAAGATGGAAGCGTCGAGTATTTAGAGCGTAAAGATTTTCAAGTCAAAATTCGCGGACATCGGATTGAAATTGGGGAGATTGAAGAACGTTTATCTACGTATCCTGACATACAAAACGTAACGGTTATTGTGAAAAAAGATCGTGATAACCAGAATAGACTGGTTGCTTTTTACACAACGGGAACGAACCAGGAGATTGACCCGTCGCTTTTACAAGATTTTAGTTCACAAAAGCTGCCACCTTACATGATTCCAGCACAATTTGGTTATATAACAACGATGCCAATAACACCAACGGGTAAAATTGACCGTAAATTTCTAGCAAACATTGAACTGATACCTATGACGAAGAATCGAATCTATATTGCACCGAAAACAGAGATAGAACAAGAGATTGCAAGGGTGTGGCAAACAGGGCTCGGGGTTGACCAAGTGAGTTTGAGTGACAACTTCTTTGAAATTGGTGGTCACTCTCTTAAAATTTTAGAGCTGTTAGTTGAGCTAAAACCGAAACACCCTATGCTAAAAATTAATGACTTCTTTACGTACCCAACTGTACAATCATTAGCGCAACGCATTGAAGAGTTACAACTAGACCAACATAAGAAAGAACAAGCGAGTACAGCTTCGTCTGCAATGAATCGTCGAATGGAGGAAGTACTAACTGAGTATCCAGAGCGTTTGCGAACCACAAAACAAGTCGTACGACGACCACAACAGACATTCCTGTTAACGGGGGCGACAGGCTATCTTGGTTCACATTTGTTGCATGAACTGTTACAGACAACCTCGGGCACGATTTATTGCTTAGTTCGCGGGGCAGATATTCAGGGATCTCATGAACGCTTACAACAAAATTATTCTTTTTATTTTGGCGATCAGCACAAGCAACAGCTTCGTTCACGTATAAAAGTTGTGTTAGGTGATTTGCAGCAAGTAGGCTTGGGATTATCAAAAGAGGATTGGAGTGAGCTTGCTCAACACGTAGATGCCATCATGCACAGTGGAGCGGATGTGGCTCACTTTGGTGAAGCTCAGCATTTCTATCAGGTAAATGTACGTAGTACGGAGACGTTGCTAGCTCTGGCTCGGGAAAAACAAGGGACTCATCTTCACTTTGTCTCCACAATTGGTATTCCCGAAGAACTATCCAATGCTGGTAAATGGCAAGAATTACGTAACGCAGAACAAATGGACTATTCCATTGTGTTAGAAAATCATTATATCAATAGCAAATGGGAGTCAGAGAAGCTGGTGATGAAGGCGTATGAACAAGAAGGTATACCAGTGACAATCTATCGTCCGGGTAATCTAAGTAGCCATTCTCAAACAGGTAAATTCCAACGTAACATGGGAACAAATGCGATGTATCGAATGTGTCGGGCTATGTTCCTGTTGAAAGTTGCACCACATGCTGACTGGTTAGTGGATTTCACTCCGGTTGATTTTGCAGGAAAAGCGATTGCTACGCTTGCTTTGCAAGAGGAAGCAGTAGGAGGAATTTTCCATATTGTCAATCCTGAACAGATTACGTATGCGGAGTTACTGAAACATTTTCAGTCATTCGGTTATGAATTGAGTCTTGTATCACAACAAGAATATGAACAGTGGTTATTTGATACAACAGCGAAAAACCGTGAAGGAATGGAGCTTGCTATTACCCAGTTAGAGGGAGATGGAGCTCACGACTCTCATGTTCGATTTGCTTGCCCTCAGACGACTACCTTGTTACAGAAGGTTCACATTGCTTGCCCGAAACCAACGAAAGATTATTTCGAGGCGATGGTGAAGTATGCTATAGTAAACGAATATTTCCCTTTGCCAACGTTGGTAGAGACGATTTGTTAA
- a CDS encoding methyl-accepting chemotaxis protein, whose product MFSNMKISTRNLLFTVLNTVLIGAVLIFASFFIQGRVLIDMLEKDTRALLLSQAAHVLPGDVDEAIRNLDQNASIQKKLTEKLDEISKEHSQVKQAYVFGVELKEGNQTSIIAQPTAIHEFMKSEGIKMGDMLPQPDVIVTGIQHLITTKQDTLTSIYDDDLGTWVSALHPIMDNSGKVVAYFGIDVDASIVTRGQDALLLYSSILLLILLVINLFFQYWIVNYTFKPIQELIRGINEMSKGNLDIRLQEGKDELGQVNNKFNVMAENMRTIMMTIRESSHRLVKNSQQLHTIMEVNNQHATTITDNIQEMFQQTNLQNMATTECAKSLDEMVISVDSIANNSTEVHYTSLTMKDQAESGQFSVTKVADQMRLIHDSVQESENIINVLQSQSGKIGEIVKMISEIANQTNLLALNAAIEAQRAGEHGRGFSVVADEVRKLAEQSKHSAEEISQLIGNIQERTNTAVISIRKGSDHVQDGVKIVQETGDIFRHMVQASTEVSDRMQEVSASTQQMAAETEEVTSVVKQVSENAMKNTNTAENIQAKSDNQLASYQEILVSVDDLSKIAQELEQALSQLRLEEHK is encoded by the coding sequence TTGTTTTCCAACATGAAAATATCCACAAGGAATCTATTGTTTACAGTTCTTAATACAGTGTTGATAGGAGCTGTATTAATCTTTGCAAGCTTCTTTATTCAAGGACGTGTCCTCATAGATATGCTAGAAAAAGATACACGTGCCTTGTTACTGTCACAAGCTGCACATGTTTTGCCAGGAGACGTAGATGAGGCAATTAGAAATCTTGATCAGAATGCTTCCATTCAGAAAAAACTTACAGAGAAACTTGATGAGATTAGTAAGGAGCATTCGCAGGTTAAACAAGCATACGTGTTTGGAGTGGAATTAAAAGAGGGAAACCAGACTTCTATTATTGCTCAACCAACTGCCATCCACGAGTTTATGAAGTCTGAAGGTATCAAAATGGGAGATATGCTGCCTCAACCAGACGTCATTGTTACCGGTATCCAGCATCTTATCACTACGAAACAAGATACACTAACCTCCATTTATGATGATGATTTAGGTACATGGGTTTCGGCGCTTCACCCAATCATGGATAACAGTGGCAAAGTTGTCGCTTATTTTGGAATAGATGTAGATGCTAGTATAGTTACACGCGGTCAAGACGCTTTGCTATTGTACTCTAGCATATTGTTGCTCATTCTGTTAGTCATTAATTTATTCTTCCAATATTGGATTGTGAACTATACATTTAAGCCAATTCAAGAGCTTATCCGTGGTATTAATGAAATGAGCAAAGGAAATTTAGATATCCGTTTGCAAGAAGGAAAAGACGAACTCGGACAGGTTAATAACAAATTTAATGTAATGGCAGAAAATATGCGTACGATTATGATGACGATTCGCGAATCTTCTCACCGGTTAGTAAAAAATTCACAACAACTACATACGATTATGGAAGTTAATAACCAGCATGCTACAACTATAACGGATAATATTCAAGAAATGTTCCAGCAAACTAACCTGCAAAACATGGCTACGACTGAATGTGCGAAATCGTTGGACGAGATGGTCATCAGTGTTGACAGCATCGCAAATAACTCGACAGAAGTACACTATACATCCCTTACCATGAAAGACCAGGCTGAGTCTGGCCAGTTCTCTGTCACCAAGGTAGCAGATCAAATGCGGTTAATTCACGATTCTGTGCAAGAATCGGAAAATATTATTAATGTGTTGCAATCGCAATCTGGCAAAATTGGTGAGATTGTCAAAATGATTTCAGAAATTGCTAATCAAACGAATCTACTTGCCTTAAATGCCGCTATCGAAGCGCAACGAGCAGGTGAGCACGGTCGAGGATTCTCTGTTGTTGCTGATGAAGTACGTAAGCTAGCAGAACAATCAAAGCATTCTGCAGAAGAAATTAGTCAGTTAATCGGAAATATACAGGAACGAACAAATACCGCAGTGATATCCATTCGCAAAGGTTCGGATCACGTCCAAGATGGTGTGAAAATCGTACAAGAAACAGGTGACATATTCCGTCATATGGTTCAGGCAAGTACAGAGGTATCCGACCGTATGCAAGAAGTCTCTGCTTCGACGCAACAAATGGCAGCCGAAACAGAGGAAGTCACCTCCGTAGTGAAACAGGTATCGGAAAATGCAATGAAAAATACTAATACGGCAGAAAACATTCAGGCCAAATCAGATAATCAGTTAGCTTCCTATCAGGAAATTTTAGTTTCTGTAGACGATTTGAGTAAAATTGCACAGGAATTGGAACAGGCGCTTTCCCAACTGAGATTAGAAGAACACAAGTAG
- a CDS encoding integrase: protein MAAKFNFLSRTEPMKELNFGKLIDEFLAVKKMERRSPKTIEIYSQCLAQFRKWAEKREYTKFTPDIIREYIAYLTCEKEKWDDHPMSPTGKKGLSARTVNNNIRNLRVFFNHLVNERVISTSPMNNIKYQTQEKETFEIFKDEDVLKLLEAPNKRIYTGLRDYVMILVLCDTGCRIGELTNLKISDVDIRLRQITIRAETSKTKTARTIPISSITVKEIEKLINYMNVQPDDYLWLTQFGERYFADTFSKMLKKYAKKVGIKGVRVSPHTFRHFFAVKFLRQHGEPIALMRILGHTSLTMTEQYVRYAKKDLSEYHEVASPVTSLLDKGTQRKRGSVMLK from the coding sequence ATGGCCGCTAAATTTAACTTTTTGTCCCGTACTGAACCTATGAAAGAACTTAATTTTGGTAAGCTGATTGATGAATTTCTCGCAGTTAAAAAGATGGAACGCCGCTCACCTAAAACTATTGAGATATACTCACAGTGCCTAGCGCAGTTTAGGAAATGGGCAGAGAAACGGGAATACACAAAATTCACCCCTGACATTATACGCGAATATATAGCCTACTTAACATGCGAAAAGGAAAAATGGGACGACCATCCTATGAGCCCAACCGGAAAGAAAGGGCTATCCGCTCGAACTGTGAATAATAATATACGTAATCTTCGAGTATTCTTCAACCATTTAGTCAATGAGAGAGTTATCTCAACTTCACCTATGAACAACATTAAGTATCAAACACAGGAAAAGGAAACTTTTGAAATCTTCAAAGACGAGGACGTATTAAAATTACTTGAAGCACCAAATAAACGTATATACACGGGCTTGAGAGACTACGTTATGATATTGGTCCTTTGTGATACTGGATGCCGTATCGGTGAGTTAACAAACTTAAAAATATCCGACGTGGATATCAGATTAAGACAAATCACAATTCGAGCCGAAACATCTAAAACGAAAACAGCAAGGACTATCCCTATCTCATCAATTACAGTAAAAGAGATCGAGAAACTAATTAATTACATGAATGTGCAACCAGATGATTATCTTTGGCTCACTCAATTTGGCGAAAGATACTTCGCTGATACATTTTCAAAGATGCTAAAGAAATACGCTAAGAAAGTTGGGATAAAGGGCGTAAGGGTGTCGCCCCATACGTTTCGTCATTTCTTTGCGGTTAAGTTCCTTCGACAACACGGCGAGCCCATCGCACTTATGCGCATACTAGGACACACGTCCCTTACTATGACGGAACAATATGTTCGATACGCTAAGAAGGACCTCTCAGAGTACCATGAAGTAGCCAGCCCAGTAACTTCCTTATTAGACAAGGGAACTCAGAGAAAACGTGGTAGTGTGATGCTCAAGTAG